In Cutaneotrichosporon cavernicola HIS019 DNA, chromosome: 1, one DNA window encodes the following:
- a CDS encoding uncharacterized protein (Taurine catabolism dioxygenase TauD, TfdA family): MAATLTYAPLDGCAFGRVVTGFDPAHQTPETMSELQDALYKHDILVFPHTKLTPAQQAAMTRSFDPTAQSYGHGNNKTGKETKSILHPDLKTIPHQPEVQLIGHGQVPGAYEGLDQPKLKHPHHATFHATKVSDEDEAKGTTRFYRWHIDAALYKLSPPKVTTLYAVKVPKGPAQTLRYDDGSGDEIKVAPGATAFVSGTSMFEQLPPALKSLAVRTKVKYAPHPYVWMSSARARPTGLGLETEGRELPLDQLPPWVEEEIKTLPMLWKNPVTGALALQVHPCGAMELHIAQQEGAELFPEGATITDLGEVRDWLEKLQRPGIAPANVYAVDWSEGDLVLFHNRGLLHSVTGAFGDNDLRMFHQCNLAASSDPVGPDAEDVAKYA, from the exons ATGGCCGCCACCCTAACCTACGCCCCCCTCGACGGCTGCGCCTtcggccgcgtcgtcaCTGGCTTCGACCCAGCCCACCAAACACCCGAAACCATGTCTGAACTCCAAGACGCACTCTACAAG CACGacatcctcgtcttccCGCACACCAAACTCACACCAGCCCAACAAGCAGCCATGACCCGCAGCTTTGACCCCACCGCCCAATCGTACGGGCACGGGAACAACAAGACGGGTAAGGAAACCAAGTCGATCCTACACCCCGACCTCAAGACTATCCCCCACCAGCCGGAGGTGCAGCTTATCGGCCATGGACAGGTGCCGGGTGCTTATGAGGGTCTTGACCAG cccaaACTCAAGCACCCGCACCACGCGACATTCCACGCGACAAAGGTGTCAGACGAAGACGAAGCCAAGGGCACGACCCGCTTCTACCGCTGGCACATCGATGCGGCGTTGTACAAGCTCTCCCCGCCCAAGGTGACCACGCTCTACGCCGTCAAGGTTCCCAAGGGTCCAGCCCAGACGCTGCGTTACGACGACGGCTCGGgcgacgagatcaaggTTGCTCCTGGCGCGACGGCGTTTGTGTCCGGCACGTCGATGTTTGAGCAGCTCCCACCCGCGCTCAAGTCGCTCGCCGTTCGCACAAAGGTCAAGTACGCGCCGCACCCTTACGTGTGGATGAGCAGTGCACGGGCGCGTCCAACGggccttggtctcgagACTGAAGGCCGCGAGCTGCCACTCGACCAGCTGCCACCgtgggtcgaggaggagatcaaAACGCTCCCGATGCTGTGGAAGAACCCCGTCACCGGTGCTCTCGCACTCCAGGTACATCCCTGCGGCGCGATGGAGCTGCACATTGCCCAGCAGGAGGGAGCAGAGCTGTTCCCCGAGGGTGCGACTATCActgacctcggcgaggtgcgTGACTGGCTCGAAAAGCTGCAGCGGCCGGGGATCGCACCCGCCAACGTTTACGCGGTCGACTGGAGTGAGGGCGACCTGGTGCTGTTTCACAACCGCGGGCTCCTGCACTCTGTGACGGGCGCGTTTGGGGACAACGACCTGCGCATGTTCCACCAGTGCAACCTCGCTGCCAGCTCTGACCCAGTTGGTCCGGATGCAGAGGACGTGGCCAAGTACGCTTGA
- the SFH5 gene encoding uncharacterized protein (CRAL TRIO domain-containing protein), giving the protein MASPLEPSPIASTNGQATWTTAGATDTGPALSALEVVNPPSAAEAAAASADATSSPPDAEPEGPEITIEGWGTLKPSHPLIKFHKRLPAIVEASRHRLIWGVTLNPTTPTFSTMLILQKWLRSVAGDLDAAAAALESTLTWRREFGLDGAKPIWEETFEGFDGLGYVTHLSSGEVVTWNLYGSIKNLGETFGDLDKFMRWRIGLMERAMSHLDLAHTTKGIPDVGAGPDPHRLLQVHVYTGVSFLRLDSRVKTASKKAIEVMAAHYPETLARKFFVGVPVLMSWVFAAVRVFVNAETARKFVVVSYEETVASEMGDKGVPKRFGGSAGELDELDRKAQAEADKLATKVPEPPHEA; this is encoded by the exons ATGGCATCCCCTCTCGAACCTTCACCCATCGCCAGCACCAACGGGCAAGCAACTTGGACCACGGCAGGTGCTACCGACACCGGTCCAGCCCTCTCagccctcgaggtcgtcaaccCTCCTTCGGCCGCCGAAGCCGCTGCCGCCTCAGCAGACGCGACGTCCTCCCCGCCCGATGCTGAGCCGGAAGGCCCCGAAATCACTATCGAGGGCTGGGGCACGCTCAAGCCCTCCCACCCTCTGATCAAGTTCCACAAGCGCCTGCCCGCCATCGTCGAAGCCTCGAGACACAGGCTGATCTGGGGTGTAACCCTAAACcccacgacgccgacatTTTCCACAATGCTCATCCTGCAGAAGTGGCTGCGCTCCGTCGCTGGCGACCTAGACGCTGCCGCAGCTGCACTGGAGAGCACGCTGACGTGGCGGCGTGAGTTTGGGCTCGATGGCGCCAAGCCGATCTGGGAGGAGACGTTTGAGGGCTTTGACGGGCTCGGATACGTCACCCACCTCTCGTCAGGTGAAGTCGTTACTTGGAACCTGTATGGCTCGATCAAGAACCTCGGTGAGACGTTCGGTGATCTTGACAA ATTCATGCGTTGGCGCATCGGGCTGATGGAGCGCGCAATGTCGCACTTGGACCTGGCCCACACCACCAAGGGCATCCCCGATGTTGGCGCGGGTCCCGACccccaccgcctcctccaaGTCCACGTGTACACTGGCGTGTCGTTCCTGCGCCTTGACAGCCGTGTCAAGACGGCCAGTAAGAAGGCCATTGAAGTCATGGCCGCGCACTACCCCGAGACGCTAGCGCGCAAGTTCTTCGTCGGCGTACCCGTCCTCATGAGCTGGGTATTTGCCGCCGTGCGCGTGTTTGTGAATGCTGAGACCGCCCGCAAGTTTGTGGTCGTGAGCTATGAGGAGACCGtggcgagcgagatggGGGACAAGGGGGTGCCGAAGCGCTTTGGAGGGAGTGCAGGAGAGTtggacgagctcgatcgcaaggcgcaggccgaggcggacaAGCTTGCGACAAAGGTGCCAGAGCCTCCACACGAGGCGTAG
- a CDS encoding uncharacterized protein (Catalyzes the third of the four reactions of the long- chain fatty acids elongation cycle. This endoplasmic reticulum- bound enzymatic process, allows the addition of two carbons to the chain of long- and very long-chain fatty acids VLCFAs per cycle. This enzyme catalyzes the dehydration of the 3-hydroxyacyl-CoA intermediate into trans-2,3-enoyl-CoA, within each cycle of fatty acid elongation. Thereby, it participates to the production of VLCFAs of different chain lengths that are involved in multiple biological processes as precursors of membrane lipids and lipid mediators): MATTKPRKARAQSPLLKSYLLAFNALSALLWARLLFLTLWFIATPRTTSAHRIIFGQTATGQQPWASVAALADHLSGGYDFHGLGEATKWTQTLAVLEVVHAALGWVRSPVGTVASQVASRLWAVWGVVEPVPSARTNPLFATMLFAWSVTEVIRYTFYFLALLNIDLYALNWCRYTFFLVLYPLGAGSEAFLSFSTLPPLRTLPYVPKVLGAMHNMLHSMPAHFSRALMKTNPGRSLLWSVARARAAKSAGAVWAPIQIARLVLFVIWWPGLYVLYTYMLKQRRKFFAKGKTVGGVNKAN, from the exons ATGGCCACGACAAAGCCGCGCAAGGCGCGTG CCCAATCACCCCTCCTCAAATCCTACCTCCTCGCATTCAACGccctctccgccctcctctgGGCCCGTCTCCTCTTCCTGACTCTCTGGTTCATCGCTACTCCACGCACGACAAGCGCTCACCGTATCATCTTTGGCCAGACTGCGACCGGACAACAGCCGTGGGCTTCTGTTGCCGCACTCGCAGACCACCTGAGTGGCGGGTACGACTTTCACGGTTTGGGCGAGGCGACAAAGTGGACCCAGACGTTGGCCGTGCTCGAAGTCGTGCATGCCGCGCTTGGGTGGGTCCGCTCGCCGGTCGGGACCGTTGCGAGCCAGGTCGCCAGCCGTCTCTGGGCTGTGTGGGGGGTTGTGGAGCCTGTGCCGTCT GCCCGCACCAATCCCCTCTTCGCGACCATGCTCTTCGCATGGAGCGTGACTGAGGTGATCCGGTACACGTTCTacttcctcgcccttctcaACATCGACCTCTACGCCCTCAACTGGTGCCGGTACACCTTCTTCCTGGTGCTGTACCCACTCGGCGCGGGATCCGAGGCCTTCCTCTCGTTCTCGACGCTCCCGCCTCTCCGCACGCTGCCTTACGTCCCCAAGGTCCTCGGTGCCATGCACAACATGCTGCACTCAATGCCGGCGCATTTCAGCCGCGCACTCATGAAGACCAACCCCGGGCGCTCGCTGTTGTGGTCGGTCGCCCGGGCGCGGGCAGCCAAGAGCGCCGGAGCGGTGTGGGCGCCCATCCAGATTGCGCGGCTTGTGCTGTTCGTCATTTGGTGGCCTG gtctCTACGTCCTCTACACCTACATGCTCAAGCAGCGGCGCAAGTTCTtcgccaagggcaagactgtcggcggcgtcaacAAGGCCAACTAG
- a CDS encoding uncharacterized protein (Fructosamine kinase), which produces MGIHPSLASIFSAHGLEPSGSGPVFRTANGEYYGKVARSRRAADQMRGEAASLAAMLRTAPPGLVPRVLGYVDADVGALVTEYADGRGGRGGRQAALGRALAEMHCPPPSEAGAGGGEAVAQNALDKITAYTGKFGFPVPTHCGVTEQDNTWTESWEEFFRDRRLGDLVRRIGEARVNKAWGRCKERAVPLLLGNITPPPVPVPLHGDLWPGNVAGATIYDPAGYYGHGEADLGMTRMFGGFSQAFYDAYHSIHPQSQPHYDQRIRLYELYHHLNHALMFGGGYTGGAVRIMDELADWAEGVRS; this is translated from the exons ATGGGCATCCACCCTTCCCTCGCCTCAATCTTTTCCGCGCACGGCCTAGAGCCATCGGGTTCGGGACCCGTCTTCCGCACTGCAAATGGAGAGTACTACGGCAAGGTGgcgcgcagccgccgcgccgcggaCCAAATGCGGGGCGAAGCTGCCTCCCTAGCAGCGATGCTACggaccgcgccgccgggCTTGGTTCCCAGGGTGTTGGGATACGTTGACGCTGATGTCGGGGCGCTGGTGACGGAGTACGCGGACGGAAGGGGAGGCAGAGGGGGACGGCAGGCGGCTTTGGGTCGAGCGTTGGCTGAGATGCACTGTCCACCTCCTTCAGAGGCAGGagccggaggaggagaggcggTGGCCCAAAACGCCCTCGACAAGATCACGGCCTATACTGGCAAGTTCGGATTCCCTGTGCCGACACACTGCGGAGTAACAGAGCAGGACAATACCTGGACTGAGAGCTGGGAAGAGTTCTTCCGCGATCGGCGGCTTGGTGATCTCGTACGCCGTATTGGCGAAGCGCGAGTGAACAAGGCGTGGGGCAGATGTAAGGAGCG cgccgtcccactcctccttggcaacATTACACCGCCACCCGTGCCAGTGCCGCTACATGGCGACCTCTGGCCGGGCAATGTGGCGGGAGCGACAATCTACGATCCGGCCGGGTATTATGGGCACGGCGAGGCGGATCTGGGCATGACCCGGATGTTTGGGG GTTTCTCCCAAGCATTCTACGACGCGTACCACTCTATCCATCCCCAGAGTCAACCACACTACGACCAGCGGATCAGGCTGTACGAGCTTTATCACCATCTCAAC cacGCGCTCATGTTCGGGGGCGGATATACCGGCGGTGCAGTGCGGATTatggacgagctcgcagACTGGGCCGAGGGCGTGAGGTCCTAA
- the ATP3 gene encoding uncharacterized protein (ATP synthase), whose product MFTRGARPALTVARSATQQQQAGMATLKEIDQRLKSVRNIEKITKSMKVVASTKLTRAERSMKEAKKYGAANNELFDHAKADEAAEGDKRILYLPMSSDGGLCGGIHSTISRATKKAVSEQDGDIAIVGDKPKSQLARVFADKIKISFSGVGKDVPTFAEASAIADELIKNTGEWDEIRIISNAYISALSYEAKETIVVAAEALRQSTGFQQYEMEEDVSKDLAEFSLANAIYAKLVEGHAAEISARRTAMENASNNAQDMMSSLQLQYNRGRQAVITTELIDIITGASAL is encoded by the exons ATGTTCACCCGCGGCGCCCGTCCGGCCCTCACCGTCGCCCGCTCTGCTacccagcagcagcaggccgGCATGGCCACTCTTAAGGAGATTGACCAGCG cctcAAGTCGGTCAGGAACATCGAGAAGATCACCAAG TCGATGAAGGTCGTCGCCTCGACCAAGCTCACCCGTGCCGAGCGCTCCATgaaggaggccaagaagtACGGTGCCGCCAACAACG AGCTCTTCGACcacgccaaggccgacgaggcggccgagggtgACAAGCGCATCCTCTACCTTCCCATGTCTTCGGACGGTGGTCTCTGCGGCGGTATTCACTCGACCATCTCGCGTGCGACCAAGAAGGCCGTCTCGGAGCAGGACGGTGACATCGCCATTGTTGGTGACAAGCCCAAGTCCCAGCTTGCGCGTGTCTTCGCCGACAAGATCAAGATCTCGTTCTCGGGTGTCGGCAAGGATGTGCCCACCTTTGCCGAGGCCTCTgccatcgccgacgagctcatcaagaACACcggcgagtgggacgaGATCCGCATCATCTCGAACGCCTACATCTCGGCGCTTTCGtacgaggccaaggagaccattgtcgtcgccgccgaggccctccGCCAGTCGACCGGCTTCCAGCAGtacgagatggaggaggacgtcTCCAAGGACCTTGCCGAGTtctccctcgccaacgccatcTACGCCAAGCTCGTTGAGGgccacgccgccgagatTTCGGCCCGTCGCACTGCCATGGAGAACGCCTCGAACAACGCCCAGGACATGATGTCGtcgctccagctccagtACAACCGTGGTCGCCAGGCCGTCATTACCAccgagctcatcgacaTTATCACCGGTGCTTCGGCTCTTTAA
- the SUI3 gene encoding uncharacterized protein (domain present in translation initiation factor eIF2B and eIF5): MDFVRPPQELSSSTGTPSSSSTTLSTTQNKTATYPADSSHTPSLLTHSPLPPKPLPIMADPVVDAFAGMKKKKKKVMALDLDEIAAPAAPAAEAAATSTESAEPVAEDKPAEDAGDMFADLKKKKKKKKDIPLDLEGTESPAADATDVPIVKKKKKKPAADFAAELDELDAEKAVEEDTVDLSASADGGVDPWVAENRNATYPELLQRFYTLLHVNNPELAGEKRRFTIVPPQVTREGTKKTSFANFVDICRRLHRQPEHVLMFLYAELGTQGSMDAAQRLILRGRFNQKQIENVLRKYIVEYVTCKICRSPDTLLGKENRLYFLTCESCGSRRSVVAIKAGFQAQVGRRVKKG, encoded by the exons ATGGATTTCGTTAGGCCTCCGC AAGAGCTGTCCTCATCGACTGGgacaccttcctcatcatcaactACACTCTCCACAACACAAAACAAAACGGCCACATATCCGGCTGACTCATCACACACGCCCTCGCTTCTCACACactctcccctccccccgAAACCGCTACCAATCA TGGCGGACCCAGTCGTTGATGCCTTCGCAGGcatgaagaagaagaagaagaaggtcatggccctcgacctcgacgagatcgcTGCCCCCGCTGCGCCCGCCGCTGAGGCCGCTGCAACCAGCACCGAGTCGGCCGAGCCTgtggccgaggacaagcccGCAGAGGACGCGGGGGACATGTTCGCCGACctgaagaagaagaagaagaagaagaaggacattcctctcgacctcgagggcaCCGAGTCGCCCGCGGCCGATGCCACCGACGTTCCCATTgtcaagaagaagaagaaaAAGCCTGCTGCCGACTTTGCTGCTGAG cttgacgagcttgacgccgagaaggctgtcgaggaggacacTGTCGACCTCTCGGCATCGGCTGACGGTGGTGTCGACCCCTGGGTTGCGGAGAACCGTAACGCCACCTACCCCGAGCTGCTCCAGCGCTTCTACACCCTCCTGCACGTCAACAaccccgagctcgctgGCGAGAAGCGCCGGTTCACCATCGTCCCTCCTCAGGTCACCCGCGAGGGAACGAAGAAGACGTCGTTTGCCAACTTTGTCGACATCTGCCGCCGTCTTCACCGTCAGCCAGAGCACGTCCTCATGTTCCTGTACGCCGAGTTGGGTACCCAGGGCTCGATGGACGCTGCGCAGCGTCTCATTCTTCGTGGTCGCTTCAACCAGAAGCAGATCGAGAACGTGTTGCGCAAGTACATTG TCGAATACGTCACCTGCAAGATCTGCAGGTCCCCCGACAcgctcctcggcaaggagaACCGTCTGTACTTCCTTACTTGCGAGAGCTGTGGTTCGCGCCGGTCGGTCGTCGCCATCAAGGCCGGTTTCCAGGCCCAGGTGGGCCGCCGTGTCAAGAAGGGATAA
- a CDS encoding uncharacterized protein (Belongs to the major facilitator superfamily. Sugar transporter (TC 2.A.1.1) family), with translation MVSKSIIFCFVAAFGGWVFGYDIGYISGCLIMDPFIEKMGEFKDGAWVLEPQRLSIITSLLSAGTFFGAILQSFTADRLGRKYSIMAWGAIFTVGTIIQTASFGFVQLTVGRFVAGLGVGALSAIVPLYIGEAAPKKIRGTLLVLYQVQIVSGLFLAYIINFATHKMTNDAAWRIPIGLQLAWGFVLMMGAAILPESPRLLLGKGREEDAYKAIASLNDCEVDSDKTREVALELEEAIAVENAEGKASWLECFSIKNRMFHRTMNGIMIQFLQQLNGQNFYYYYVRLSPRGLTDVQAPVFFKNVSGSLNSFTIQLLLGGVSFAMVLPAMWTIEHMGRRSSLLIGAACMAVCALVAGLVGHYYTDTPGVPADKQKLGSNVLVAFAILHVSFFSWFWGPTPWVLLGETFPLRVRPKAIALGAASNWFWNFMLGYFSPLIADDIGPLILLIFFGCLVAALIYVYFFIPETRGITLEQVDELYRSGTPAWRSTTWRPSERAVVTHDDKADPERAHQEHVEAAAVLSKRPSRV, from the exons ATGGTGTCCAAGTCGATCATCTTCTGCTTCGTCGCCGCGTTTGGCGGTTGGGTCTTTGGATA TGACATCGGTTACATCTCGGGATGCCTGATCATGGACCCGTTTATCGAGAAGATGGGCGagttcaaggacggcgCGTGGGTGCTCGAGCCACAGCGATTGAGTATTATCACATCGCTTCTTTCGGCCGGTACGTTCTTCGGCGCCATCCTGCAGTCGTTCACGGCCGACCGCCTCGGACGGAAGTACAGCATCATGGCGTGGGGAGCCATCTTCACCGTCGGCACAATCATCCAGACGGCATCGTTCGGTTTCGTTCAACTCACAGTGGGCCGTTTCGTCGCTGGTCTCGGTGTCGGCGCTCTGTCCGCCATCGTGCCGCTGTACATTGGCGAAGCGGCACCCAAGAAGATCCGCGGCACCCTTCTCGTCCTGTACCAGGTCCAGATCGTCTCTGGTCTTTTCCTCGCTTACATTATCAACTTTGCCACGCACAAGATGACCAACGACGCGGCGTGGCGTATTCCCATCGGCCTCCAACTCGCATGGGGCTTCGTACTTATGATGGGCGCGGCGATCCTCCCCGAATCTccccgccttctcctcggaAAAGGCCGTGAGGAAGACGCATACAAGGCGATTGCCAGCCTCAATGACTGTGAAGTGGACAGCGACAAGACGCGTGAAGTGGCCTTGGAACTAGAGGAGGCGATCGCGGTCGAAAATGCCGAAGGCAAGGCATCGTGGCTCGAATGTTTCTCAATCAAGAACCGCATGTTCCACCGCACCATGAACGGAATAATGATTCAGTTCCTACAACAGTTAAACGGCCAGAACTTTTATTACTACTACGTGCGTCTCAGTCCCAGAGGTCTTACTGATGTCCAGGCTCCGGTATTTTTCAAAAATGTCTCCGGGTCCCTCAACTCTTTCACcatccagctcctcctcggcggcgtaTCCTTCGCCATGGTCCTCCCAGCCATGTGGACCATCGAGCACATGGGCAGACGCTCCAGTTTACTCATTGGTGCAGCCTGTATGGCGGTTTGCGCGCTTGTGGCCGGTCTCGTCGGCCACTATTACACCGACACGCCTGGTGTTCCAGCCGACAAGCAGAAACTCGGCAgcaacgtcctcgtcgcATTTGCCATTCTCCACGTCTCGTTTTTCAGCTGGTTCTGGGGCCCTACGCCGTGGGTCTTGCTGGGAGAAACATTCCCGCTTCGTGTTCGTCCCAAGGCAATTGCGCTCGGTGCCGCCTCGAACTGGTTCTGGAACTTTAT GCTCGGTTATTTCAGCCCTCTgatcgccgacgacatcgGTCCTCTTATCCTCCTGATCTTCTTCGGCTGTCTCGTCGCTGCCCTGATCTACGTCTACTTCTTCATCCCCGAGACGCGTGGGATCACTCTCGAacaggtcgacgagctgtaCCGCTCCGGCACGCCCGCATGGCGCTCGACCACATGGAGGCCCTCGGAGCGGGCCGTTGTCACGCacgacgacaaggccgacccCGAGCGTGCACACCAGGAGCAcgtcgaggctgcggccgtGCTCTCCAAGCGTCCGTCGCGCGTGTAG